From the Cucurbita pepo subsp. pepo cultivar mu-cu-16 chromosome LG05, ASM280686v2, whole genome shotgun sequence genome, one window contains:
- the LOC111795806 gene encoding RNA-binding protein Musashi homolog 2-like isoform X2 gives MSKFGELEDCIVMKERSTGRSRGFGYVTFATDEDAKNALSNEHFLGNRMLEVKVATPKEEMRAPPKRVTRIFVARISQSVTEAAFRSHFEKYGEITDLYMPKDQGSKIHRGIGFITFANSDSVENLMAETHELGGSAVVVDRATPKDDDFRPIGKMPRGGGGGGGGGGGGGYGAYNAYISAATRYAALGAPTLYDHPVSVYGGRREFRGMGKKIFIGRLPQEASADDLRQYFGRFGRILDVYVPKDPKRSGHRGFGFVTFAEDGVADRVSRRSHEICGQQVAIDSATPLDDAGAAGPSGPFVMSSAAESFGSYGGPMRTYGRMYGSLDFDDWGYGVGGGRPSRADWRYRPY, from the exons ATGAGCAAATTTGGAGAGTTGGAGGATTGTATTGTCATGAAG GAGAGGTCAACTGGTCGGTCTCGTGGTTTTGGGTATGTGACCTTTGCAACCGATGAAGATGCTAAG AATGCGCTATCTAATGAGCACTTCCTTGGCAATAGAATGCTGGAAGTTAAAGTTGCCACACCAAAG GAGGAGATGAGAGCACCTCCAAAGAGAGTTACGAGGATATTTGTAGCAAGGATTTCACAATCTGTGACTGAGGCTGCCTTCCGCAG TCATTTTGAGAAATATGGAGAAATAACAGATCTTTACATGCCGAAG GACCAGGGCTCAAAAATCCATCGTGGAATAGGTTTCATCACTTTTGCAAATTCAG ACTCTGTAGAGAATTTGATGGCTGAAACTCATGAACTAGGAGGTTCTGCAGTGGTTGTTGACAGAGCGACCCCCAAG GATGATGATTTCAGACCCATAGGGAAAATGCCGCGAgggggtggtggtggtggtggtggtggtggtggtggaggataTGGTGCATACAATGCTTATATTTCTGCAGCAACAAGATATGCAGCACTTGGTGCTCCTACCTTATACGACCATCCAGTCTCAGTTTATGGTGGGA GAAGGGAATTTCGAGGGATGGgaaaaaagatttttattgGTAGGCTCCCACAAGAAGCATCTGCTGATGATCTCCGCCAATACTTTGGTCGATTTGGCCGTATATTGGATGTCTATGTACCCAAG GATCCTAAAAGATCTGGTCATCGAGGTTTTGGTTTTGTAACTTTTGCTGAAGATGGTGTAGCAGATCGTGTATCTCGAAGATCTCACGAGATTTGTGGACAACAG GTTGCTATCGATTCAGCCACTCCTCTTGATGATGCTGGAGCAGCTGGACCAAGTGGACCTTTTGTGATGAGTAGCGCGGCAGAATCTTTTGGGAGCTATGGTGGACCTATGAGGACTTATGGAAGGATGTATGGAAGCCTAGACTTTGATGAT TGGGGTTATGGAGTTGGTGGTGGAAGACCATCTAGAGCAGACTGGAGGTATCGGCCGTACTGA
- the LOC111796240 gene encoding transcription factor HEC1-like, with product MSSTILLNNNNNNLHYPPLPFFSDFSSPSFHTAQAALPNHHHQNRQKRGGGGGGGGGMAAMREMIFRIAAMQPIQIDPEEIKAPKRRNVRISKDPQSVAARQRRERISQKIRILQRLVPGGTKMDTASMLDEAVHYVKFLKRQVQTLEQAGFHNTTNSNNCPNLTYSSALFKACQMPHAPSMSGSLQMH from the coding sequence ATGTCGTCCACAATCCtcctcaacaacaacaacaacaaccttCACTACCCTCCACTCCCCTTCTTCTCCGACTTCTCATCTCCCTCCTTCCACACCGCACAGGCAGCGCTGCCGAACCATCACCACCAGAACCGGCAGAAGCGCGGCGGGGGCGGGGGCGGGGGCGGAGGAATGGCAGCAATGAGAGAGATGATATTCCGAATAGCAGCAATGCAGCCAATACAAATAGACCCAGAGGAGATAAAGGCGCCAAAGCGGCGAAACGTGAGAATCTCGAAGGACCCACAGAGCGTGGCGGCGAGGCAGCGGAGGGAGAGAATCAGCCAGAAGATTAGGATTCTGCAGCGGCTGGTGCCTGGGGGAACTAAGATGGACACGGCGTCGATGCTGGATGAGGCGGTTCATTATGTGAAGTTCTTGAAGAGGCAAGTGCAAACGCTGGAGCAGGCAGGGTTTCACAATACTACTAATAGTAACAACTGTCCTAACCTTACTTATTCTTCTGCGCTTTTCAAAGCTTGCCAAATGCCCCACGCTCCATCTATGTCTGGCTCTTTGCAAATGCATTGA
- the LOC111794542 gene encoding patatin-like protein 2 has translation MASVFEKGKMVTILSIDGGGIRGIIPGTILAFLEAKLQELDGPDARIADYFDVIAGTSTGGLVTSMLTAPDKNNRPLYAAKDLIHFYLEKAPHIFPQRNHLLSSIMNVFGQVMGPKYDGKYLRELINELLGELTLKQTLTHVVIPAFDIKRLQPVIFTTLDAKRDELNNPRLADVCISTSAAPTFLPGHEFQTKNSNGNNVRKFDMVDGGVAANNPTLAAITHVTKEVATLGRKSEYLSIKPMETKKMLVLSLGTGVPKNDGKYSAAKCSKWGVLGWIYQGGSAPLVDIFSDASGDMVDYHISSIFQCSHCNQHYLRIQDDTLSGDVSSMDMATEGNLQKLLQVGENLLKKPLSRVNLESGMFEPIKGKGTNEDALVEFAKMLSEERKLRLCPEDGLVH, from the exons ATGGCATCTGTTTTCGAGAAGGGGAAGATGGTAACAATTTTGAGTATCGATGGAGGTGGCATTAGAGGCATCATTCCCGGAACCATCCTTGCTTTCCTCGAGGCCAAGCTTCAG GAATTGGATGGTCCAGATGCAAGAATAGCGGACTATTTTGATGTAATTGCAGGAACAAGTACAGGTGGTTTGGTTACATCCATGCTCACAGCTCCCGACAAGAACAACCGACCATTATATGCAGCTAAAGATCTCATCCATTTTTACTTGGAAAAGGCTCCCCATATCTTCCCACAAAGAAA TCATCTTTTAAGCTCAATAATGAATGTATTTGGGCAAGTGATGGGCCCAAAGTACGATGGAAAATACTTGAGGGAATTGATAAATGAGCTGCTTGGAGAGCTAACCTTGAAGCAAACGCTTACCCATGTCGTTATTCCTGCATTTGATATCAAGCGCTTACAACCTGTGATCTTCACAACACTTGAT GCGAAACGAGATGAGTTGAACAATCCAAGATTGGCCGATGTTTGCATTAGTACCTCGGCAGCACCAACTTTCTTACCTGGGCACGAATTTCAAACCAAGAACTCTAATGGAAATAATGTTCGTAAGTTTGATATGGTGGATGGAGGAGTTGCAGCGAACAACCCA ACACTGGCGGCCATAACCCATGTGACAAAAGAGGTGGCCACCTTGGGACGAAAAAGTGAATATTTGAGTATTAAACCCATGGAAACAAAGAAGATGTTGGTGCTTTCTTTGGGCACCGGGGTGCCTAAAAATGATGGAAAGTATAGTGCAGCTAAATGTTCGAAATGGGGCGTGCTTGGTTGGATCTACCAGGGTGGGTCGGCACCGTTGGTTGATATTTTTAGCGATGCTAGTGGTGATATGGTGGACTATCATATTTCCAGCATCTTTCAGTGTTCTCACTGTAATCAACATTATCTTCGTATTCAG GACGATACATTGAGCGGTGATGTTTCGTCTATGGATATGGCAACAGAAGGCAATCTGCAAAAGTTGCTACAAGTGGGGGAGAATTTGCTAAAGAAACCACTGTCGAGGGTAAATTTGGAATCTGGAATGTTTGAACCAATTAAAGGGAAAGGAACCAACGAAGATGCACTTGTGGAATTTGCCAAAATGTTGTCGGAGGAGAGGAAATTACGATTGTGCCCTGAAGATGGTCTAGTCCACTAG
- the LOC111794842 gene encoding patatin-like protein 3 has protein sequence MNPNFEKGQLVTILSIDGGGIKGIIPGILLAFLESKLQELDGEEARLADYFDVIAGTSTGGLVTTMLTAPDKNNNNRPLFAANKITEFYIKETPKIFPQPRHFLGGVMNLFGRVRGPKYDGNYLRTVVNELIGDLTLNQTLTNVVIPAFDIKILQPVIFTTNDAKVNALKNPKLADVCLATSAAPTFLPAHFFETKDEKANTTRTYNVIDGAVAVNNPTLAAISHINRQIAVHQIETARIKANDARRMLVLSLGTGLPKHEEKYNATQASEWGALSWIFQLNSGSTPIIDFFTDASSDMVDFHVSTLFQSLKVDQNYLRIQDDSLTGDAASVDIATTENLEKLVKIGEELLKKSVSRVNLETGRYEVVEGEGTNEEALTEFAKLLHEERKLRLHN, from the exons ATGAATCCAAACTTTGAAAAGGGGCAGCTTGTAACAATTCTGAGTATCGATGGCGGTGGTATCAAAGGCATCATCCCCGGAATTCTCCTCGCATTTCTCGAGTCCAAACTTCAG GAATTGGACGGCGAGGAAGCAAGATTGGCGGATTACTTCGACGTAATTGCTGGGACGAGCACCGGGGGATTAGTGACGACTATGCTTACAGCTCCggacaagaacaacaacaatcGACCATTGTTTGCGGCTAATAAGATTACGGAGTTTTACATCAAGGAGACTCCAAAGATTTTTCCTCAACCAAG GCATTTTCTTGGTGGGGTGATGAATTTGTTTGGGCGTGTGAGAGGGCCGAAGTACGACGGTAACTATCTGAGGACCGTGGTGAATGAGTTGATCGGAGATTTGACTCTGAATCAGACACTGACCAACGTCGTGATTCCCGCTTTCGACATCAAGATTCTCCAACCCGTCATCTTCACCACCAACGAT GCGAAAGTAAATGCATTGAAGAATCCGAAGCTGGCGGACGTGTGCTTGGCGACGTCGGCAGCGCCCACGTTCTTACCCGCTCACTTCTTCGAGACGAAGGACGAGAAAGCCAACACAACTCGCACTTACAACGTCATTGACGGTGCTGTTGCCGTTAATAATCCC ACATTAGCAGCCATATCCCACATAAACAGGCAAATTGCAGTGCATCAAATAGAAACGGCAAGGATCAAAGCAAATGATGCAAGAAGAATGCTTGTTCTATCTCTGGGGACTGGCTTGCCTAAACATGAAGAGAAGTATAATGCAACACAAGCTTCAGAATGGGGAGCTCTTAGTTGGATATTTCAGCTAAACAGTGGTTCCACTCCAATCATTGACTTTTTTACCGATGCGAGTTCCGACATGGTTGACTTTCACGTGTCGACCCTTTTTCAGTCTCTGAAGGTTGACCAAAACTATCTTCGAATTCAG GATGACTCGTTGACAGGCGACGCTGCGTCGGTGGATATAGCGACGACAGAGAACTTAGAAAAGCTTGTAAAGATTGGAGAGGAGTTACTAAAGAAATCCGTGTCGAGGGTTAATTTGGAAACAGGAAGATATGAGGTTGTTGAAGGAGAGGGTACTAATGAGGAAGCTCTCACCGAGTTTGCTAAATTGCTCCATGAAGAACGAAAGTTAAGGCTACACAATTGA
- the LOC111795806 gene encoding RNA-binding protein Musashi homolog 2-like isoform X1 — MDRKLVVLGIPWDIDTEGLRDYMSKFGELEDCIVMKERSTGRSRGFGYVTFATDEDAKNALSNEHFLGNRMLEVKVATPKEEMRAPPKRVTRIFVARISQSVTEAAFRSHFEKYGEITDLYMPKDQGSKIHRGIGFITFANSDSVENLMAETHELGGSAVVVDRATPKDDDFRPIGKMPRGGGGGGGGGGGGGYGAYNAYISAATRYAALGAPTLYDHPVSVYGGRREFRGMGKKIFIGRLPQEASADDLRQYFGRFGRILDVYVPKDPKRSGHRGFGFVTFAEDGVADRVSRRSHEICGQQVAIDSATPLDDAGAAGPSGPFVMSSAAESFGSYGGPMRTYGRMYGSLDFDDWGYGVGGGRPSRADWRYRPY; from the exons ATGGATCGGAAGCTTgtg GTTCTCGGCATTCCATGGGACATCGATACAGAAGGGCTAAGAGACTACATGAGCAAATTTGGAGAGTTGGAGGATTGTATTGTCATGAAG GAGAGGTCAACTGGTCGGTCTCGTGGTTTTGGGTATGTGACCTTTGCAACCGATGAAGATGCTAAG AATGCGCTATCTAATGAGCACTTCCTTGGCAATAGAATGCTGGAAGTTAAAGTTGCCACACCAAAG GAGGAGATGAGAGCACCTCCAAAGAGAGTTACGAGGATATTTGTAGCAAGGATTTCACAATCTGTGACTGAGGCTGCCTTCCGCAG TCATTTTGAGAAATATGGAGAAATAACAGATCTTTACATGCCGAAG GACCAGGGCTCAAAAATCCATCGTGGAATAGGTTTCATCACTTTTGCAAATTCAG ACTCTGTAGAGAATTTGATGGCTGAAACTCATGAACTAGGAGGTTCTGCAGTGGTTGTTGACAGAGCGACCCCCAAG GATGATGATTTCAGACCCATAGGGAAAATGCCGCGAgggggtggtggtggtggtggtggtggtggtggtggaggataTGGTGCATACAATGCTTATATTTCTGCAGCAACAAGATATGCAGCACTTGGTGCTCCTACCTTATACGACCATCCAGTCTCAGTTTATGGTGGGA GAAGGGAATTTCGAGGGATGGgaaaaaagatttttattgGTAGGCTCCCACAAGAAGCATCTGCTGATGATCTCCGCCAATACTTTGGTCGATTTGGCCGTATATTGGATGTCTATGTACCCAAG GATCCTAAAAGATCTGGTCATCGAGGTTTTGGTTTTGTAACTTTTGCTGAAGATGGTGTAGCAGATCGTGTATCTCGAAGATCTCACGAGATTTGTGGACAACAG GTTGCTATCGATTCAGCCACTCCTCTTGATGATGCTGGAGCAGCTGGACCAAGTGGACCTTTTGTGATGAGTAGCGCGGCAGAATCTTTTGGGAGCTATGGTGGACCTATGAGGACTTATGGAAGGATGTATGGAAGCCTAGACTTTGATGAT TGGGGTTATGGAGTTGGTGGTGGAAGACCATCTAGAGCAGACTGGAGGTATCGGCCGTACTGA